AATATCCTTTCCTTTCTCCTGCAGCGGGTTGGGTCATTCCTTTGGGGGCAGTGAGAGATGAAGGATTTGCTGGCGGATATATGGGCGAAGGGTTTGCGATTATTCCAACAGAGCGTTTTGTTGTCGCGCCTTTTGATGCTGAAGTGATTGCAACATACCCAACTAAACACGCCTATACTTTACGGGGTAAAGACGGTGTAGAAGTGCTTATTCATATTGGACTGGATACGGTCATTCTTGATGGTAGAGGATTTGATTGTTTTGTTGAACAAGGCGATCAGGTAAAAGCGGGCGACAAACTTTGCCGAGTGGATTTTGACCTATTGAAAGAACATAATTTGTCCACTGTCATTGCGATAGTTTTCCCTAATAATGAACATATTTGGCTACAACCTGATTTACAACAGGTTACATTAGGACAAGCCAATATTCTTCAATTAGCTAAGCAAGATGAAGCAAAAGCACCGAAGAAAATTGAAATTATCACGAATAAGGAAGTGATTTTAGATAAACGTCGTCAACAAGAACAACATAAACGGCAAATGATTGATGAACGTGTAAAACAAAAAGTGCAAAAGGTACGAGAGCAAAAGCGTAGAGAGAAGCAAAATACATAAAAAAATAACCGCACTTTTTATGTTATGGTAAAAAATAGAGAGAATATTATGCAAAAAATTAATCCGCAAGACTGTGGTTTCTGGTTGCTGACCCAAGGTAGCCAATTACATTTGATTGATGGAAAATTGCCTTATGGCTATGCCAAAGAGTTTCAATTAGAGGGCTTACAAGCTATGGTAATTGGGGCATTGGAACAACAACCCCTTTGGTTGGTGGCGGAAGTGCCTGATTCTCAGCGGGCTTATTTTTCTTTGCGTGATCAACTTTATTTACCTGAGCGTACTTTCAATTTATTAAGTCGTGGCATAGAGTTAAATTACTTTTTTCATACGCATCAATTTTGTGGTAAATGTGGGCATAAAACTTTATTAGCACAAGATGAATGGGCTGTGGAATGTGAACAATGTCATTTTCGTACTTATCCTGTGATTTGCCCGTCTATTATTGTAGCGGTTCGGCGAGGAAAAGAGATTTTATTGGCTTGTCATCAACGTCATAAAGAAAGCCAAATGTATACTACCTTAGCAGGATTTGTGGAAGTGGGAGAGTCTTTTGAGCAAGCAGTAGAGCGGGAAATTTTTGAGGAAACCAATATAAAAGTAAAAAATATCCGTTATGTAGCAAGCCAGCCTTGGGCTTTTCCTAATTCGCAAATGGTGGGATTTTTAGCGGATTATGCGGAGGGGGAAATAAAAATTCAGCCTGAGGAAATTTATGATGCTGCTTGGTTTTCGGTGGATCAGCCTTTGCCAATATTGCCTCCACAAGGCACAATTGCTCGTAAATTAATTGAGCAAACCTTACAGTTATGTCAGCAGGAATGAATATTCAACTGACTTTTTGCTTTAACAATGATAGGATAGGGTCAATTATTTGACATAAAATTATAGGCTATGACTGATAAAAATACCCTAAGAATTGCCACAAGACAAAGTTTATTAGCATTATGGCAAGCCAATTATGTAAAACAACGTTTACAACAATATTATCCCGAATTAAATGTTGAACTTGTGCCAATGGTTACCAAGGGTGACGTGATTTTGGATTCTCCCTTAGCAAAGATTGGTGGAAAAGGGTTATTTGTCAAAGAGTTAGAAAGTGCTTTATTAGAATATCGTGCGGATATTGCAGTACACTCAATGAAAGATGTACCCATGGCTTTTCCTGAAGGATTAATGCTCGCAGTTATTTGCCCTCGAGAAGATCCTCGCGATGTATTTGTGTCTAATCATTATGCTAATTTGGCGGCATTGCCAACGGGTTCTGTGGTGGGAACGTCAAGTTTACGCCGTCAATGCCAGTTAAAAGCCTTACGCCCTGATTTGGTAATTCGTTCTTTACGGGGCAATGTGGGGACAAGGTTGAATAAATTAGATAATGGCGATTATGATGCCATTATTTTGGCTTCCGCAGGGTTAATCCGTTTGGGAGAAGCGGAACGTATTACGGATTTTCTTGATATACAAACCTGTTTACCTGCGGTCGGGCAGGGGGCGGTAGGGATTGAGTGTCGAGCAGATGATTATCAAGTGCAAGCCTTATTAGCCCCTTTAGCCGATCCTACAACCAGTTATTGCGTGCAGGCAGAACGGGCAATGAATCAGCGTTTACAAGGTGGTTGCCAAGTGCCGATTGCAGGTTACGCAGTATTACAGAATGAACAACTTTATTTGCAAGCCCTAGTGGGAGCGGAAGATGGTAGCCAAATTATTCGTGCCTCAGCCACAAGTGCGGTGCAATTTGCGGAAAATTTGGGTATACGCGTGGCTGAAGATCTCTTGCAACAAGGGGCGGATAAATTATTAACAGCGTTGTATCAGTAATTTATGGGGTATAGATAATGGGCGTATTGGTAACACGTCCTGCCCAACAAGGGGCGATTTTAGTTGATATGCTCAATAAAGCGGGTATTGCTTCATTGCATTTTCCTGTTTTTGATATTCAAGCCTGTGAGCAATTAAATACTTTACCCCATAAATTGGCACAGATGAATAGCAATGATTATGTTGTTATGGTGTCAAGAAATGCAGTAGATTATGCTTATCAAACTTTGCTTTCTACGGGATTTACATGGCGTGCGGATTTGCAATATTTTTCTGTTGGGCAAAGTAGTGCGGAGAGGTTTTGTGAATTAACAGGATTACCCATAACCTACCCTTATGCTCAACAAAATAGTGAAGGATTGTTAGCACTGACAGCGATGCAAACAGAGTATCTTGCCGAGAGACAAATTTTATTATTGCGTGGGAATGAGGGGCGCCCCCTTTTTCCAGAGCAAATTCAGCAACGTGGAGCAACATTAGACATTGTGCAATGTTATCAGCGTCAAGCAATACCTTATATAGGTGCTGAGCAAGTCAGTATATGGAAACGAGCGGGAATTAATACATTGGTGGTAACCAGTGGCGAAATTTTACGTTATTTACTAAAATTTGTTCCCCTTGAGCAGCATCATTGGTTAAAACATTGTAGATTTATTACGATCAGTCAACGTATTGCATTACTTGCACGTCAACAAGGTTGGCAACATATTTTTGTTTCAGAGCGACCGAATAATAGGGCATTGTTTTCTACCCTTGTGGCAATGAAAAATAATATATAGTCGTTCCACTTTAAAATAAATGAAATAATAGCATGGTAATTCAAGAGCAAATAAGTGAGTAGCCTATGACAACAGATAAAAAAGACCTTGCACAACAAAATTCCTCTGTTCCAAATAAAGAACAAGGAAAGGAAGAAAATAACAAGGCAAAAAAGGTGGATAATGCGAAATCATCAGAGGTAACGCCAAGGGTGGCGACCTCTAATAATATGAGTTCAACACAATCCGTAAGCCAAACTTCAACGCATAAAAAAGGAAATGATGTGGAAAAGAATACACCAAAAAATAATGTAAAAACTGACCGCACTTTGGATAATCAACAAGCGGTATCAAGCCATTCTTCAAGCAAGAAAGGTGGAACTGGCTTGGCATTACTTGCGATTTTAATTGCTTTAGGTGTTGGGGCTGGCGGTTATTATGTGGGACAGCAACAGGTGGCAAGCCTTGAGCAAAAAATTGCTGACCTAGCATCATCACAACCACAAGTGGTTGAAGCACAACAAGATGATCGATTAACGCAACAATTACAGCAATTAAACCAAGATTATCAAACTTTAAATAATAAACTCACTGAATTTGCACAACGTCAATCGGGAGAGCAACAATCCTTTGAAACCTTGCAAGAGCAAGTGAATAAAATCAATAATGTGATTAAAGCTGAACCTAGCGATTGGCTTTTATCTGAAGCGGATTTCTTATTAAATAATGCGTTGCGTAAATTGGTTTTAGATGGCGATGTGGATACTGCTATTGCTTTATTACAAGTGGCTTCTCAAAGTCTTGAGCAAGTTTCTGACGCACGTATTGTTAGTGTACGAAAAGCCTTGAATGATGATTTAAAACAATTATTAGCCGTTAATAATATTGACCAAAATGCCATTATGCAACGTTTGTCTATGTTAGCGAATAACATTGATGAATTGGAAATTTTAAATGTGAATTTTGGTGATAATACAGATAATGTGCAATTATCCGATTCAATGCTGGATTGGAAAGAAAATGTGAAAAAAAGTGCGGTGTCTTTTTTAAATCATTTTATTCGCATTACGCCAAAATCACAAAATGATAAAGCATTGCTTGCCCCAAATCAGGATATTTATTTGCGTGAGAATATCCGTTTACGTTTACAAATTGCGATTTTAGCTGTACCTCGTCAGCAAAATGAATTATATAAACAATCCCTTGAGGCGGTGGCGGCTTGGGTAAGAAGTTATTTTAATACCAATACTGAGGCGGCAAAAGATTTCTTACAACAAGTGGATAATTTAATGGAGCAATCCATTTATGTTGATGTACCGACAAAATTAAGTAGTCTTACCTTGCTTGATGAATTGTTGCATCGTCAAGGGCAAAGTTTGCAACGCATTGAAATTCGTGCGGATAAAGCCTTAACTGAGGATAGCGATCAACAAGCGGATAAACTGATTTTAGAGGAACAAGCTGAGCAAAATGCTTTGGCTGAACAAGAGGATAATTCATCACAGAATACCGCAACAGAGGAAATCCAATCTCAGCCAGCAGAAACAGAAAAAAGTGCAGAGCCAGTTACTTCTGTGAATGATAGCCAAACGGCAGAATAAGGGAGGATAAGTAATGTTACGCGTTTTATTTCTAATGCTTATCCTGTTAGCAGGATTAATTGCAGGACCTTATTTAGCGGGGAAACAGGGCTATGTATTAATTGAAGCCGTCAGTTACACTATTGAAATGAGTATCACTACTCTGGTGATTTTCTTTGTCTTGAGCTTGGCGATCATCTATGGTTTGGAATGGATTATTACGCGCTTTTGTCGCTTAAGTTCTGGCACTTATAGTTGGTTCTCACGCCGTAAACGCCAAAAAGCTCAACGCCAAACCTTAGAGGGATTAATGCGTATGGACGAGGGCGATTATGCCAAGGCGGAAAAATTAATTGGTAAAAATGCCAAACATTCAGCAGAACCGATTTTAAATTTTGTGAAAGCCGCAGAGGCTGCACAGCAAAAAGGCGATGAGTTTGCGGCAAACGAGTATTTAAGACAAGCAACGGAACTAGCTGGTTCTGATAACCTTATGCTAGAAATTGCACGCACACGTATTATGTTAATGCAACATAAGTTACCTGCCGCTCGTAGTGCAGTAGATAGCTTGTTAGAAATGTCGCCTAAAAATGCAGAAGTATTAAAATTGGCAGTGGAGATTTATTTAAAATCTTCTGCTTATCAAGCATTAGACAATATTTTACCAAGGGTAGAACGTAGCAATTTATATACAGGGCAGGCTTTTGAACAGCTAGAGCAACAGGTTATTGATGGTTTGCTTAATGAAAAATTAAATGAAGAAGGACAAGAGGGCTTACTCACATGGTGGGAGCATCAATCACGTCAACGTCGTCATAATCCTTATGCAAAATTAGCTTTAATTACCAGTTTAATTGCTTGTAATGATCATCAATCCGCTTATCAATTTAGCTTAGAATTAGCTAAAAAATTGAATGATGACAGTGCAGAAATGCCATTATTGTTACAACAAATTAGCCAATTACAACCAACGGAAAGTGGAAAACTTATTAAGCTATTAGAAAAACGGCTTAAACAAACAAGCAATAGTCAGCGAGTTTGTCAATATCAGCGTGCTTTAGCCTATCTTTATGCTCGAGCAGGTTTGCTTGAAAAATCAGCTAACGCCTTTAAGGCAATGTTAGAGCAACAAGGTTGTTCATTAAGTGAAGATATTACCATGGCAACTTATGTTTTTGAGCAAGTCAAAGATAATGAAGCTATTCAACGTTTAAATGCACAAAATCTAAAAAGTTTGATGCCACTTGAGCAAACCAGCGAGAATACAACGGCTTTGCTTGCTAAGAAATAGCTTTTATACAAAATGAAATTGTTTTAAACCCGATTTTTAATCGGGTTTATTTTTTAGTATTATAAAATCGTTCCGCAAATTGGTGTAATGGACAAAATGGCCACTAAAAAGTGGCTTGAAGCCTTATAGTATAAGGCTTTAACTCACTTTTTTGAAAAATGAACAAAAAATTGCCCATTCTGTTTAAATAAACAGATAAAAAAACATGGTATTAGAAACCATATTCAACGCTATAAATGTAATCATTGTAATAAGACCTTTACCTTTCAAAACAAATTAAATCCCACCGAAATTTGGTTTTATTATTCTCAAGGAAAACAAACGTATAAAGAGCTTGCCATTAAATACTAATGTTCTGTTAAAACAATTCAAAGATATATCGATAAAGCCCCGAAAAACGCCTTAAATTTACCCTCATCAACTTATTTAAATATTATTATGGATACCACTTTCTTTAAGCGAGATTTTGGTGTATTATAGTAAAATCTAATTAAATACGCTACAATATTCACATGGCATACTCAAAAGACTACCGACAAATGATATTAGCCAAACTCAAAGGTGGCGCAAGCTTTCGAGAATTGGCACAAGAGTTTCAGCTCAGTACTAACACCATCCAGAGATGGAAGAAAAACCCTGAACGAAAGAAACGTATTGTTAAACCTTATAAGATTGA
Above is a window of Volucribacter amazonae DNA encoding:
- the nudC gene encoding NAD(+) diphosphatase, translated to MQKINPQDCGFWLLTQGSQLHLIDGKLPYGYAKEFQLEGLQAMVIGALEQQPLWLVAEVPDSQRAYFSLRDQLYLPERTFNLLSRGIELNYFFHTHQFCGKCGHKTLLAQDEWAVECEQCHFRTYPVICPSIIVAVRRGKEILLACHQRHKESQMYTTLAGFVEVGESFEQAVEREIFEETNIKVKNIRYVASQPWAFPNSQMVGFLADYAEGEIKIQPEEIYDAAWFSVDQPLPILPPQGTIARKLIEQTLQLCQQE
- the hemC gene encoding hydroxymethylbilane synthase, producing the protein MTDKNTLRIATRQSLLALWQANYVKQRLQQYYPELNVELVPMVTKGDVILDSPLAKIGGKGLFVKELESALLEYRADIAVHSMKDVPMAFPEGLMLAVICPREDPRDVFVSNHYANLAALPTGSVVGTSSLRRQCQLKALRPDLVIRSLRGNVGTRLNKLDNGDYDAIILASAGLIRLGEAERITDFLDIQTCLPAVGQGAVGIECRADDYQVQALLAPLADPTTSYCVQAERAMNQRLQGGCQVPIAGYAVLQNEQLYLQALVGAEDGSQIIRASATSAVQFAENLGIRVAEDLLQQGADKLLTALYQ
- a CDS encoding uroporphyrinogen-III synthase; protein product: MGVLVTRPAQQGAILVDMLNKAGIASLHFPVFDIQACEQLNTLPHKLAQMNSNDYVVMVSRNAVDYAYQTLLSTGFTWRADLQYFSVGQSSAERFCELTGLPITYPYAQQNSEGLLALTAMQTEYLAERQILLLRGNEGRPLFPEQIQQRGATLDIVQCYQRQAIPYIGAEQVSIWKRAGINTLVVTSGEILRYLLKFVPLEQHHWLKHCRFITISQRIALLARQQGWQHIFVSERPNNRALFSTLVAMKNNI
- a CDS encoding uroporphyrinogen-III C-methyltransferase is translated as MTTDKKDLAQQNSSVPNKEQGKEENNKAKKVDNAKSSEVTPRVATSNNMSSTQSVSQTSTHKKGNDVEKNTPKNNVKTDRTLDNQQAVSSHSSSKKGGTGLALLAILIALGVGAGGYYVGQQQVASLEQKIADLASSQPQVVEAQQDDRLTQQLQQLNQDYQTLNNKLTEFAQRQSGEQQSFETLQEQVNKINNVIKAEPSDWLLSEADFLLNNALRKLVLDGDVDTAIALLQVASQSLEQVSDARIVSVRKALNDDLKQLLAVNNIDQNAIMQRLSMLANNIDELEILNVNFGDNTDNVQLSDSMLDWKENVKKSAVSFLNHFIRITPKSQNDKALLAPNQDIYLRENIRLRLQIAILAVPRQQNELYKQSLEAVAAWVRSYFNTNTEAAKDFLQQVDNLMEQSIYVDVPTKLSSLTLLDELLHRQGQSLQRIEIRADKALTEDSDQQADKLILEEQAEQNALAEQEDNSSQNTATEEIQSQPAETEKSAEPVTSVNDSQTAE
- a CDS encoding heme biosynthesis HemY N-terminal domain-containing protein, translated to MLRVLFLMLILLAGLIAGPYLAGKQGYVLIEAVSYTIEMSITTLVIFFVLSLAIIYGLEWIITRFCRLSSGTYSWFSRRKRQKAQRQTLEGLMRMDEGDYAKAEKLIGKNAKHSAEPILNFVKAAEAAQQKGDEFAANEYLRQATELAGSDNLMLEIARTRIMLMQHKLPAARSAVDSLLEMSPKNAEVLKLAVEIYLKSSAYQALDNILPRVERSNLYTGQAFEQLEQQVIDGLLNEKLNEEGQEGLLTWWEHQSRQRRHNPYAKLALITSLIACNDHQSAYQFSLELAKKLNDDSAEMPLLLQQISQLQPTESGKLIKLLEKRLKQTSNSQRVCQYQRALAYLYARAGLLEKSANAFKAMLEQQGCSLSEDITMATYVFEQVKDNEAIQRLNAQNLKSLMPLEQTSENTTALLAKK
- a CDS encoding IS630 transposase-related protein, with translation MAYSKDYRQMILAKLKGGASFRELAQEFQLSTNTIQRWKKNPERKKRIVKPYKIDNELLKADVEAYPDDYQWQRAQRLGCSQNAICTALKRLGITRKKRR